Proteins encoded within one genomic window of Zavarzinella sp.:
- a CDS encoding transglutaminase family protein codes for MRRSLTNRSGSCRDTAWLMCQILRHLGLASRFVSGYLIQLKQDVESLDGPSGAAEDFTDLHAWTEVYLPGAGWVGLDGTSGLFAGEGHLPLCCTPNFSSAAPITGALEFCNSTMRHEMKVTRILEDRRVTKPYSESEWAAIDALGNQVDQHLILENIELTMGGEPTFVSLDDRSGVEWNFAALGEKKKELGKEMLFRLKNNFSSGGLLHFTQGKWYPGEILPRWAFNCFWRRDGQPIWNDEKLFADPDDSHQHPRELGEKFLKRLAEKLGIPGSYVLAAQEDTPYYLWKEQRLPKSGDWYNVDTFEKTERLRLQKLLEDNLNVPTGFVLPLHHSPVKKRWISNKWEFRSGHLVLIPGDSPIGLRLPLNQLPDVEASASERIAERSPYDQNAPLPTWAELCERIQTRKTVSDQSFASDPSGLFVSAICAQIHRGTLHLFFPPIPLIEHALELLAAIELVAAELKTPIVIQGYPPPRDLRLNQFSVTPDPGVLEINIQPAADWKELKTITSTVYGEARQARLTTEKFLLDGRRVGTGGGNHIVVGASIPEKSPFLRRPDLLRSMVTFWQHHPALSYLFSSMYIGPTSQAPRIDEARHDALHELEVAFRQIPSQVKHSKNENTRDAISPWLVDRIFRNVLVDLTGNTHRAEFCIDKLYSPDGQSGRLGLLELRGFEMPPHPQMSLVQNLMIRALICTFWQKPYEHRLIHWGTELHDRFMLPHFLWQDMQDITYFLNQHGYAFQTSWFEPFLDFRFPLYGTTSIGEMQLELRMALEPWPVLGEEMSAGGVSRAVDSSVERLQVKVRGLIPSHHIVTCNGYQLPMRQTAEKDVAVAGLRYKAWAPPSCMHPTIGVHTPLVFDIVDARFQKSLGGCTYHVMHPGGRSYETMPVNESEADGRLMSRFQALGHTPGSILIPEAETNPDFPYTLDLRRFPVKKW; via the coding sequence GTGAGGAGATCTCTCACAAATCGCAGTGGGTCGTGCCGTGATACCGCCTGGTTGATGTGCCAGATTCTCCGCCACCTGGGTCTGGCGAGTCGGTTTGTTTCCGGTTACCTAATTCAATTGAAGCAGGATGTGGAATCGCTCGACGGGCCATCCGGTGCGGCAGAAGATTTTACCGACCTGCACGCCTGGACCGAAGTCTATCTCCCAGGTGCGGGCTGGGTGGGGCTCGATGGCACATCCGGTTTATTTGCAGGTGAAGGCCACCTGCCACTGTGCTGCACGCCGAACTTCAGCAGTGCTGCACCGATCACAGGTGCGTTGGAGTTCTGCAACAGCACCATGCGGCACGAAATGAAAGTCACCCGCATTCTGGAGGATCGGCGAGTCACCAAGCCCTATTCCGAATCGGAATGGGCAGCCATTGACGCACTGGGCAACCAGGTCGACCAGCACCTGATTCTGGAAAATATCGAACTGACGATGGGTGGGGAGCCAACATTCGTATCATTAGACGATCGTTCTGGTGTCGAATGGAATTTTGCCGCACTGGGCGAAAAAAAGAAAGAATTAGGCAAAGAGATGCTCTTTCGCCTGAAAAATAACTTCAGTTCCGGTGGTTTACTGCATTTTACGCAGGGGAAGTGGTATCCAGGCGAAATCCTGCCACGCTGGGCGTTCAATTGTTTCTGGCGACGTGATGGCCAGCCGATCTGGAACGATGAAAAACTTTTTGCTGATCCGGACGATTCCCACCAGCACCCACGGGAACTGGGGGAGAAATTCTTAAAGCGGCTTGCAGAAAAATTAGGTATACCTGGTTCGTATGTCCTTGCAGCACAGGAAGATACGCCATATTACCTCTGGAAAGAGCAACGCCTGCCAAAATCCGGCGACTGGTACAATGTCGACACATTTGAAAAAACGGAACGTCTGCGATTACAAAAACTGTTAGAAGACAATCTGAATGTTCCTACTGGTTTTGTGCTCCCACTGCACCACTCGCCCGTGAAAAAACGCTGGATCAGTAATAAGTGGGAGTTCCGCAGTGGACACTTAGTTCTCATACCGGGCGATTCTCCAATTGGTCTACGGTTACCACTGAATCAGTTGCCGGATGTGGAAGCCAGTGCCAGTGAGAGAATTGCTGAACGCAGCCCGTACGATCAGAACGCCCCCTTGCCCACGTGGGCCGAATTGTGTGAGCGGATTCAAACCCGAAAAACGGTCAGTGACCAGTCGTTTGCCAGTGACCCGTCCGGTTTATTTGTCAGTGCGATCTGTGCCCAGATTCACCGTGGGACGTTACACCTGTTTTTCCCACCCATCCCGCTGATTGAACATGCTCTGGAATTGCTGGCAGCTATTGAACTGGTTGCAGCAGAGCTGAAAACACCCATTGTGATTCAGGGTTATCCCCCACCACGCGATTTGCGGCTAAACCAATTCAGTGTGACACCTGATCCCGGAGTGCTGGAAATCAACATTCAGCCAGCAGCCGATTGGAAAGAACTGAAAACAATCACCAGCACGGTCTATGGCGAAGCACGTCAGGCCCGTCTGACCACAGAAAAATTCCTGCTGGACGGCCGCCGAGTGGGCACTGGTGGGGGAAACCACATCGTTGTGGGTGCCAGCATTCCAGAAAAAAGCCCTTTTCTACGCCGACCAGACCTTCTGCGTAGTATGGTGACCTTCTGGCAGCACCACCCAGCACTGTCTTACCTGTTTTCTTCCATGTATATCGGGCCCACCAGTCAGGCACCACGGATTGATGAAGCCCGCCATGATGCCCTGCACGAACTGGAAGTGGCATTTCGCCAGATTCCCTCGCAGGTGAAGCACAGCAAGAATGAAAATACCCGCGATGCGATCTCTCCCTGGCTGGTCGACCGTATTTTTCGCAATGTACTGGTAGACCTGACCGGCAACACCCACCGTGCGGAATTTTGCATCGACAAACTCTACAGCCCCGATGGCCAAAGCGGGCGTCTAGGCTTACTGGAACTGCGTGGCTTTGAAATGCCGCCCCACCCACAAATGAGTCTGGTGCAGAATCTGATGATTCGCGCCCTGATCTGCACCTTCTGGCAGAAACCGTACGAACATCGCCTGATTCACTGGGGCACGGAACTGCACGACCGCTTTATGCTGCCCCACTTTCTGTGGCAGGATATGCAGGATATTACCTACTTCCTGAATCAGCACGGTTATGCGTTCCAGACGAGTTGGTTTGAGCCTTTCCTCGATTTCCGTTTTCCGTTGTATGGCACCACCAGTATTGGGGAAATGCAGTTGGAATTGCGAATGGCATTGGAACCATGGCCAGTGCTCGGGGAAGAAATGTCTGCAGGTGGGGTCAGTCGGGCAGTCGATTCTTCGGTTGAACGCCTGCAGGTGAAGGTGCGAGGTTTAATTCCTTCCCACCATATTGTGACCTGTAACGGTTATCAACTGCCCATGCGTCAGACCGCTGAAAAAGATGTTGCTGTTGCTGGCCTTCGCTACAAAGCGTGGGCACCACCTTCATGTATGCATCCCACCATTGGCGTGCACACCCCGTTGGTGTTTGACATCGTGGATGCCCGCTTTCAGAAATCTCTGGGTGGCTGCACCTACCACGTGATGCACCCAGGTGGGAGAAGTTATGAGACGATGCCAGTCAATGAAAGCGAAGCAGACGGTCGCCTGATGTCGCGTTTTCAGGCACTTGGCCACACTCCAGGCTCAATCCTGATTCCGGAAGCAGAAACAAACCCAGATTTCCCATACACCCTGGATCTACGTCGCTTTCCCGTCAAAAAGTGGTAG
- a CDS encoding 2Fe-2S iron-sulfur cluster-binding protein, protein MAGVNPYVVKPTVKKAEKPFKITFHIEETGQVIPFEVQPGAIPYGRTGLEGSVLDLAEGAGLEIDHACGGVCACATCHVKVTQGGGTCNRATEDEEDMLDSARDVDPDSRLSCQCVPDGTQDVVVVIPKWNKNIVKEGH, encoded by the coding sequence ATGGCTGGAGTGAACCCGTACGTTGTCAAACCCACGGTGAAAAAAGCAGAGAAGCCGTTTAAAATCACGTTTCATATCGAGGAAACCGGTCAGGTCATTCCATTTGAAGTGCAGCCGGGTGCTATTCCGTATGGCCGCACCGGTCTGGAAGGGAGCGTGCTGGACCTTGCCGAGGGTGCCGGTCTGGAAATTGACCATGCCTGTGGGGGCGTTTGTGCCTGTGCCACCTGCCACGTGAAAGTGACCCAGGGTGGGGGAACCTGCAATCGTGCCACCGAAGATGAAGAAGATATGCTCGATAGTGCCCGCGATGTTGACCCCGATTCCCGCCTGAGCTGTCAGTGCGTGCCTGATGGCACCCAGGATGTGGTGGTGGTTATTCCCAAGTGGAACAAAAACATTGTCAAAGAAGGCCACTAA
- a CDS encoding DUF1559 domain-containing protein has translation MSSRRGFTLIELLVVIAIIAILIGLLLPAVQKVREAANRSKCSNNLKQLGLAIHGLNDANGSLPPLCAPSAVTATPANTPYGAHMFTMFHFLLPQIEQDNIFKLTQPLGSYGGLQYARVIPTYICPSDTTNDSGKCKTTNGGANGWGITNYAGNNYVFGDPAGNRTYPLGKTEMSASVADGLSNTVFLAEVYGTCGNTGNLTSAYGTLWADANSVWRPGFNLGTSKGGTGLTAFPPSPKFQVKPQMLNNCNIAVPQGQHTGGIMVCLGDGSVRFITAGMADVTWQRAVDPRDGNPLGNDW, from the coding sequence ATGTCTTCTCGACGTGGTTTTACGTTAATTGAGTTGCTGGTGGTGATTGCTATCATTGCCATCCTGATTGGATTGCTGTTGCCAGCCGTGCAAAAAGTACGGGAAGCAGCCAATCGTTCGAAATGTTCGAACAATTTGAAACAACTGGGGCTTGCGATTCATGGATTAAACGATGCTAATGGAAGTCTGCCGCCACTGTGTGCACCATCTGCTGTAACAGCCACACCTGCAAATACCCCATATGGCGCCCACATGTTTACCATGTTCCATTTTTTGCTTCCACAGATTGAACAGGACAATATTTTCAAATTAACCCAGCCACTGGGTAGTTATGGTGGGCTGCAATACGCACGCGTGATTCCAACTTATATTTGCCCATCTGATACCACCAACGATAGTGGCAAGTGCAAAACCACCAACGGTGGGGCGAATGGGTGGGGTATTACCAACTACGCTGGGAACAATTACGTTTTTGGGGATCCCGCCGGTAACCGCACCTACCCACTTGGAAAAACAGAAATGAGTGCCAGTGTGGCTGATGGTCTTTCCAATACGGTCTTTCTGGCCGAAGTGTATGGTACCTGTGGGAATACAGGCAACCTGACCAGTGCCTACGGCACATTATGGGCAGATGCAAACAGTGTCTGGCGACCTGGGTTTAATTTGGGAACCAGCAAGGGGGGAACAGGATTAACAGCGTTCCCACCTTCACCCAAGTTTCAGGTAAAACCGCAAATGCTGAACAATTGCAATATTGCGGTGCCACAAGGTCAGCATACCGGTGGTATCATGGTATGTCTGGGTGATGGCAGCGTCCGTTTTATCACGGCTGGCATGGCCGATGTCACGTGGCAGCGGGCAGTCGATCCACGTGATGGCAACCCCCTTGGCAACGATTGGTAA
- a CDS encoding ABC transporter ATP-binding protein, with protein MSQAFLNLRAVTKNYGTHQALGGVTLEVFEGEIFGLLGPNGAGKTTLMSILACLLPHDAGEIEFMGGLFSSTSAHIRNAVGLATQDLALYGELTARENLVFFGRLYGLQGKVLQHRVADILDFCGLTERADHRVGTFSGGMKRRLNLGVAVIHQPKLLLLDEPTTGVDPQSRNHLFEQIRLLNSRGMTVIYTSHYMEEVQALCPRIAIMDLGKIIACDRIEHLLAIRGSEYRLTLEQNSPDLMSKFSSLAGVRHLSSENSQIILRGKPDGTFAADLLQLAIDQGVRISHFEVIPPTLEDVFLEITRKTLRD; from the coding sequence ATGTCGCAAGCGTTCTTGAATCTGCGTGCCGTTACCAAAAACTATGGTACCCACCAGGCCCTCGGTGGGGTAACTCTAGAAGTCTTTGAAGGGGAAATCTTCGGCTTGCTCGGCCCTAACGGTGCTGGAAAAACCACTTTAATGAGTATTCTGGCCTGCCTGTTGCCCCACGATGCTGGCGAAATCGAATTCATGGGTGGGCTTTTCTCTTCAACATCTGCCCACATTCGAAACGCAGTGGGCCTGGCAACTCAGGATCTGGCACTTTACGGCGAACTGACCGCCAGGGAAAATCTGGTTTTTTTTGGCAGGCTGTATGGTTTGCAGGGAAAGGTGCTTCAGCATCGTGTTGCTGATATTCTTGATTTCTGTGGGCTGACGGAACGCGCTGATCACCGGGTTGGAACTTTTTCTGGTGGGATGAAACGCCGTCTGAATCTTGGTGTTGCCGTCATTCACCAACCCAAATTGCTGTTATTGGATGAACCCACCACAGGAGTTGATCCGCAGTCCCGCAACCACCTGTTCGAACAGATCCGCCTGCTGAATTCGCGTGGCATGACCGTGATTTACACCAGCCACTATATGGAAGAGGTTCAGGCGTTGTGCCCACGGATAGCCATTATGGACCTGGGCAAAATCATCGCGTGTGACCGAATAGAGCACCTGCTGGCGATCCGTGGGAGTGAATATCGACTAACACTTGAGCAGAATTCGCCTGATTTAATGAGCAAATTCTCATCATTGGCGGGTGTTCGGCATTTGTCGTCAGAAAATTCACAAATAATTTTACGGGGCAAACCAGACGGAACGTTTGCCGCAGATTTGCTGCAACTAGCAATAGATCAAGGAGTTAGGATTTCTCATTTTGAGGTGATTCCCCCCACCCTGGAAGATGTTTTTCTGGAAATTACCCGCAAGACGTTGCGGGATTAA
- a CDS encoding transglutaminase N-terminal domain-containing protein has protein sequence MSMLVALHHVTHYSYDRSIKLEPQTIRLRPAPHTRSQIQSYSLKILPKKHFINWQQDPFGNYLARTVFPSTTSEFRVEVDLVTEIRPFNPFDFFLEKECQQFPFPYHPELREELAPYLEIKERGPLLTSFVSEIPTVGMDTISFLVELNKKVYATLQYLIRLEPGVQSCEEISHKSQWVVP, from the coding sequence ATGAGTATGCTGGTTGCACTTCATCACGTTACGCACTATTCCTACGATCGGTCGATTAAACTCGAGCCGCAGACCATTCGTTTACGCCCCGCCCCACATACTCGCTCCCAAATCCAATCATATTCTTTGAAAATTCTGCCCAAAAAGCATTTCATCAACTGGCAACAGGACCCATTTGGCAATTATCTTGCCAGAACTGTGTTTCCCAGCACCACCTCGGAATTTCGTGTGGAAGTGGATCTGGTTACCGAAATTCGCCCATTTAATCCTTTCGATTTTTTTCTTGAAAAAGAATGTCAGCAGTTTCCATTTCCTTACCACCCCGAACTGCGGGAAGAGTTAGCCCCCTATCTGGAAATCAAAGAACGTGGGCCGTTACTGACCAGTTTTGTCAGTGAAATCCCCACGGTGGGGATGGATACCATCTCGTTTCTGGTGGAATTGAACAAAAAAGTCTACGCCACCCTGCAATATCTGATCCGGCTGGAGCCAGGCGTGCAAAGTTGTGAGGAGATCTCTCACAAATCGCAGTGGGTCGTGCCGTGA
- a CDS encoding uroporphyrinogen-III synthase: MPLAGKVVAIAEARQQDELQRLLEREGATVRTCPMFGIYDQPDEATVNLWLDRLIAGQFDWLIFLTGEGLRRLLGFAERGGRRQELIDAVARSNTLTRGPKPATALKEIGLKPTRSATIPTTEGVIQTLAELIQPGQTIGVQLYSASNPTLVDFITTNGAKADTIQPYVYAPKSDATHVVELLHDMDAGKVDVIVFTSAPQVDRLLEVASEHNLTELFRTALGKVFVASVGPVVSQKLESLHLKVDLQPAQGFQMKNLVIQLGRSFS; this comes from the coding sequence ATGCCACTAGCAGGGAAAGTTGTCGCGATTGCGGAAGCTCGCCAGCAGGACGAACTCCAACGCCTTTTAGAACGTGAGGGTGCCACAGTCCGCACCTGTCCCATGTTTGGGATATACGATCAACCCGATGAAGCCACGGTCAATCTCTGGTTGGATCGTTTGATTGCAGGACAGTTCGACTGGCTGATCTTTTTAACCGGCGAGGGTTTACGTCGATTGCTCGGTTTCGCTGAACGTGGGGGCCGTCGACAGGAACTGATTGATGCCGTCGCACGCTCGAACACGCTGACCCGTGGGCCAAAACCTGCCACAGCGTTGAAGGAAATCGGCCTGAAGCCCACCCGAAGTGCCACTATTCCAACGACAGAAGGCGTTATTCAGACGTTGGCCGAACTCATCCAGCCTGGGCAAACGATTGGCGTGCAGTTGTACTCTGCAAGCAATCCCACGCTGGTCGACTTCATCACCACGAATGGTGCGAAGGCAGACACCATCCAGCCGTATGTTTACGCACCGAAAAGCGACGCTACCCATGTGGTGGAGTTACTGCACGACATGGACGCTGGCAAAGTGGATGTGATTGTTTTTACCAGTGCCCCACAGGTGGATCGGTTACTGGAAGTGGCTTCGGAACACAATTTAACAGAGTTGTTCCGCACCGCACTGGGCAAAGTGTTTGTCGCATCTGTGGGCCCAGTAGTTTCGCAAAAATTAGAAAGCCTTCATTTAAAAGTCGATCTGCAGCCCGCCCAGGGGTTTCAGATGAAAAATCTGGTGATCCAACTGGGCAGAAGTTTCTCGTAA
- a CDS encoding alpha-hydroxy acid oxidase produces the protein MTNHPLGGEYSLPDFSLPTASDANFPSENFMNLTYNTSYPGIDDLREGARRRIPRFAFEYLDGGCNEDVNLRKNTDDLRQVELKPLYLTPHEPPNMKTELFGHEYAAPFGIAPIGLQGLIWPGSPEILARAANEHNVPFILSTVTTASIEKIGDITNGRFWYQLYHPAESTIRDDIMDRLQAAGCKTLVLLCDVPSFGFRPRDIRNGLAMPPRMTLRNILQILGRPNWAMRTLLNGKPHFATMAKYMPKGLNMKKLGAYMNSTFSGRLNEERIKPIRDRWKGNLVLKGVASEEDTETAIRLGLDGIIISNHGGRQVDAGESTIRSLLAITAKYRGKIRMMIDSGIRTGPDIARALACGAEFTFLGRTFMYSVAALGNEGGQHAIAMLKVQLNQVMEQLCCHRVADFGHHLLRKPD, from the coding sequence GTGACAAACCACCCACTGGGTGGGGAATATTCGTTACCTGATTTCAGCCTGCCGACCGCAAGCGACGCAAACTTTCCCAGCGAAAACTTTATGAATCTGACTTACAACACCAGTTATCCGGGCATTGATGATCTGCGTGAAGGCGCACGCCGACGAATCCCACGTTTTGCTTTTGAATACCTTGACGGTGGGTGTAATGAGGATGTGAATCTGCGGAAAAATACCGATGATCTTCGGCAGGTGGAGTTAAAGCCCCTGTATCTGACCCCGCACGAACCGCCGAACATGAAAACGGAACTGTTTGGCCATGAATATGCCGCACCGTTTGGTATTGCACCGATTGGGTTGCAGGGGCTGATCTGGCCTGGTTCGCCAGAAATCCTGGCTCGTGCCGCCAATGAGCACAATGTGCCATTCATTCTCAGCACAGTCACCACAGCCAGCATCGAAAAAATCGGCGATATTACCAATGGGCGATTCTGGTATCAGTTATACCACCCGGCAGAAAGCACGATTCGGGACGATATTATGGATCGCCTGCAGGCGGCAGGGTGCAAAACGCTGGTGCTGTTGTGCGATGTGCCTTCATTTGGCTTTCGCCCACGCGACATTCGCAATGGGTTGGCGATGCCCCCACGGATGACCTTGCGTAACATCCTGCAGATTTTAGGCCGCCCCAACTGGGCCATGCGGACACTGCTGAACGGCAAGCCCCACTTTGCCACGATGGCGAAATACATGCCCAAGGGTCTGAATATGAAGAAGCTGGGTGCCTACATGAACTCTACTTTTTCTGGCCGACTGAATGAAGAACGGATCAAACCGATCCGCGATCGCTGGAAAGGGAACCTGGTTTTGAAAGGCGTTGCCAGTGAAGAAGATACCGAAACAGCAATTCGCCTGGGTTTAGACGGGATCATCATTTCCAATCACGGTGGGCGGCAGGTAGATGCGGGAGAGTCGACCATCCGCTCATTGTTGGCAATCACCGCCAAATATCGTGGAAAAATTCGCATGATGATCGACAGTGGCATCCGCACCGGTCCGGATATTGCCCGCGCATTGGCCTGTGGTGCGGAATTCACCTTTTTGGGCCGCACCTTCATGTATTCGGTGGCTGCACTGGGCAATGAAGGTGGGCAGCACGCCATTGCAATGTTGAAAGTGCAACTGAACCAGGTGATGGAACAGTTGTGTTGCCATCGAGTTGCTGATTTCGGTCACCACCTGTTGCGAAAACCGGATTAA
- a CDS encoding glutathione peroxidase: MTGPLTGKMKAIDGKEVDLAQFKGKVVLLVNVASRCGYTKQYKDLQALYEKYGKDGLVVIGVPANEFGKQEPGTDAEIAEFCSTKYSVTFPMMSKVVVKGEGICPLYDYLTSKTTNPSFAGPIGWNFEKFLIGRDGAVKGRYKSNIAPMDEQLTTAIQKELEAK, from the coding sequence ATGACCGGTCCGTTAACAGGTAAAATGAAGGCAATCGACGGGAAAGAAGTCGATCTGGCCCAGTTTAAAGGCAAAGTGGTGCTGCTGGTGAATGTCGCCAGTCGCTGTGGTTACACCAAGCAGTACAAAGATCTGCAGGCACTGTATGAAAAATATGGCAAAGATGGCCTGGTGGTGATTGGCGTCCCTGCCAACGAATTCGGCAAGCAGGAACCTGGCACCGATGCCGAAATCGCTGAGTTCTGCTCCACCAAGTACAGCGTGACCTTCCCGATGATGTCCAAAGTGGTGGTGAAAGGCGAAGGAATCTGCCCACTGTACGACTACCTGACCAGCAAAACCACCAACCCAAGTTTCGCAGGCCCCATCGGCTGGAACTTTGAAAAATTCCTGATCGGCCGCGACGGTGCGGTAAAAGGTCGTTACAAATCGAACATTGCACCGATGGATGAACAACTGACCACGGCAATTCAGAAAGAACTGGAAGCGAAGTAA
- a CDS encoding class II glutamine amidotransferase, whose product MSNITSDIFAFSFDALCSPTISLKYPAAPHGTHTLGWGLAWYPGDARAARVAKDPTAHDDVGMQQIMSEWESFRSTVYFCKVQGAAKGYTHNETQPFTRSFAGKDWLFMHNGDLDKISLMQLHTDKSRFLEPLGRTDSELAFLYLLSQIGQINVGSLSSVNHESLSGWFERLDPLGSADLCLTDGVTVVCFLGTRTERAMYYTRIQPPKRENYFESVAATFSLEDPRDTYRTALVFSSIPFDHGRWVPMQPGQLIIARRGAIVWNSHAHLEEHFSQSLPVTSPTVAVSVPVGQFSPTQPEQAQTVVEIPPMVHESVVNIRAITHTADGQPLMYRLYDVTHTTSYSYDQAVDHSSHVFRLQPVDNHLQEVTHASLSISMVGEEIQFEDVFGNHMVHYIIKNSYNTLTVRSKSRVKIYAMPPDDYSVSVRRTSLPLVWMPWQRQMMMPYLLPEELPETQLEELTSYAMSFVERNKFRLLDTLNDINLSIYRDYNYQPGVTSLETTPFQVYASRGGVCQDFANLFICLARLLSIPARYRMGYIYTGANYENKIQSEASHAWVEVYLPYVGWRGFDPTNGCVVAQDHIRVACGRHFRDATPTSGTIFKGGGKESLTVDVKIEQVHH is encoded by the coding sequence TTGAGCAACATTACCAGCGATATTTTCGCATTCAGTTTTGATGCATTATGTTCGCCAACCATCTCGCTGAAATATCCAGCGGCCCCGCACGGCACCCATACGCTGGGGTGGGGTCTGGCCTGGTATCCTGGGGATGCCAGAGCTGCCCGCGTGGCCAAAGACCCCACCGCCCACGATGATGTGGGGATGCAGCAGATCATGAGCGAATGGGAGAGTTTTCGCTCTACCGTCTATTTTTGTAAAGTTCAGGGTGCTGCCAAGGGATACACCCACAACGAAACCCAGCCTTTTACCAGAAGTTTTGCCGGTAAAGACTGGTTATTCATGCACAACGGCGATTTAGACAAGATTTCGCTGATGCAACTGCATACCGATAAGTCCCGTTTTCTGGAACCGCTGGGCCGCACCGATTCGGAATTAGCCTTCCTGTATCTGCTCAGCCAGATTGGCCAGATCAACGTGGGTAGCCTTTCCAGCGTCAACCACGAATCGTTGTCCGGCTGGTTTGAGCGACTTGATCCGTTGGGCAGTGCCGATCTCTGCCTGACAGACGGCGTAACGGTTGTTTGCTTTCTGGGTACCCGCACCGAGCGGGCAATGTACTACACCCGCATTCAACCACCAAAGCGCGAAAATTATTTTGAATCGGTGGCGGCGACCTTTTCTTTGGAAGATCCGCGCGATACCTACCGTACTGCCTTGGTTTTCAGCTCGATCCCGTTTGACCATGGCCGGTGGGTGCCAATGCAGCCCGGCCAACTGATCATCGCCCGACGTGGGGCGATTGTCTGGAACAGTCATGCCCACCTGGAAGAACATTTTTCCCAGAGTTTGCCTGTAACATCGCCCACTGTGGCCGTTTCCGTCCCCGTGGGGCAATTTTCCCCCACCCAGCCAGAACAGGCTCAGACGGTGGTCGAAATCCCACCGATGGTTCATGAATCGGTAGTGAACATTCGTGCGATTACCCACACGGCAGACGGGCAGCCGTTGATGTATCGCCTCTATGATGTTACTCACACCACTTCATACTCTTATGATCAGGCGGTGGACCATAGCTCCCACGTTTTTCGGCTGCAACCGGTTGACAACCACCTGCAAGAAGTCACCCACGCCAGCCTGTCCATCTCCATGGTGGGGGAAGAAATCCAGTTCGAGGATGTCTTCGGTAACCACATGGTGCATTACATTATCAAAAATTCGTACAACACTTTGACTGTACGCAGCAAAAGTCGGGTGAAGATCTATGCAATGCCGCCGGACGACTACAGCGTATCCGTGCGACGGACATCCCTGCCACTGGTCTGGATGCCATGGCAACGACAGATGATGATGCCCTATTTGTTGCCGGAAGAACTTCCGGAAACGCAGTTGGAAGAGCTTACTTCTTACGCAATGAGTTTTGTGGAACGGAATAAGTTCCGCCTGCTAGATACGCTGAATGATATCAATCTCAGCATTTACCGCGACTACAACTATCAGCCCGGGGTTACTTCGCTGGAGACAACTCCTTTCCAGGTGTATGCCAGCCGTGGGGGAGTATGTCAGGATTTTGCCAATCTCTTTATCTGTCTGGCCCGCCTGTTAAGTATTCCTGCTCGGTATCGGATGGGCTACATCTACACAGGTGCGAATTATGAGAACAAAATTCAGTCGGAAGCATCCCACGCCTGGGTAGAAGTCTACCTTCCGTACGTCGGTTGGCGTGGCTTCGATCCCACCAACGGCTGTGTGGTGGCACAGGATCACATCCGTGTGGCGTGCGGGCGGCATTTCCGCGATGCCACCCCCACCTCTGGCACCATTTTCAAAGGCGGTGGTAAAGAATCCCTGACTGTCGATGTGAAAATCGAACAGGTCCACCACTGA